One Telluria mixta DNA window includes the following coding sequences:
- a CDS encoding alpha/beta fold hydrolase: protein MAILLVPGFMADETLWDDMVPALARFGPVVHADLRHDTSVEAMARRVLETAPPTFQLVGFSMGGYVARAIARQAPDRVRALVLISTSTRGDTAALQKRKGAIGNAAPSIAFSGLSRTAVATSLHPKERDNEALIERIRAMGMRLGGEVFRRQSLLDRPGDLERSGEIRCPTLVVAAENDQLRSLADAQEMAAAIPGATLAVIADTGHMIPLEAPARLLDVIVPWLAAHA, encoded by the coding sequence ATGGCTATCCTTCTTGTGCCCGGCTTCATGGCCGACGAAACCTTGTGGGACGACATGGTGCCGGCGCTGGCGCGCTTCGGCCCCGTCGTCCATGCCGACCTGCGCCACGACACGTCGGTCGAGGCGATGGCGCGCCGCGTCCTCGAGACGGCGCCTCCAACCTTCCAGCTCGTGGGTTTTTCGATGGGCGGCTACGTCGCGCGCGCGATCGCGCGCCAGGCGCCCGACCGCGTGCGTGCGCTCGTGCTGATCTCGACCTCCACCCGCGGCGACACGGCCGCGCTGCAGAAGCGCAAGGGCGCGATCGGCAACGCGGCGCCATCGATCGCCTTCAGCGGCCTGAGTCGCACCGCCGTCGCGACGTCGCTGCACCCGAAAGAGCGCGACAACGAGGCGCTGATCGAGCGGATCCGCGCGATGGGCATGCGCCTCGGCGGCGAGGTGTTCCGGCGCCAGTCGTTGCTGGACCGGCCGGGCGACCTCGAACGCTCAGGCGAGATCCGCTGCCCGACACTCGTCGTGGCGGCGGAAAACGACCAGCTGCGCAGCCTGGCGGATGCGCAGGAGATGGCGGCCGCCATCCCCGGCGCCACGCTCGCCGTCATCGCGGATACGGGCCACATGATCCCGCTCGAGGCGCCGGCGCGCCTGCTCGACGTCATCGTGCCCTGGCTGGCCGCGCACGCATGA
- a CDS encoding methyl-accepting chemotaxis protein — protein MKPFATISVRNQLRFAFAVVIVLSSLATAIAIWRLQVLSDDTQALTQRPLVKERLISGWLLNTSVAAKRTGAIARSADPELATYYAAETQDSTTRTTALQKQVGDLLDSPEERAVFERIGTARQRYIVTRDRVMALKKAGSDAEARKFFDDEFVPAVTAYLGAVKALLELQQKEIDTRVATVLASADRSSHVLTALCLATLIFSIGAGTLCARALFRRLGGEPARAAQAAAEIAGGNLCVAVPVAAGDRDSLMAALERMRASLAGIVADVRAGTGTIVSAATTMAGEAQDLSHRTESQAQALEETASSMEELTQAVGQNATNAEEANRMAGDAARVAQQGGTMVGELVDTMGAINASSARIVDIIAVIDGIAFQTNILALNAAVEAARAGEQGRGFAVVAAEVRALAQRSGAAAKEIKDLIDASTQRVADGATLAGQAGQTMRDIVDSIGRVTGIMNEIVASSREQASGIGQVNQAIVQMDGVTQQNAALVEESAAATRAMHEQAQALAGLVEVFRVKTTSQPAAAPKPALPPVRRAPPAPAAKPARTAAARKTPATVEADWEEF, from the coding sequence ATGAAACCCTTCGCCACCATCAGCGTGCGCAACCAGCTCAGGTTCGCGTTCGCCGTCGTCATCGTGCTGTCGTCCCTCGCGACGGCCATCGCCATCTGGCGCCTGCAAGTCCTGTCGGACGACACGCAAGCCCTCACGCAGCGTCCGCTCGTGAAGGAACGGCTGATTTCCGGCTGGCTGCTGAATACGTCGGTCGCCGCCAAGCGCACCGGCGCCATCGCCCGCTCCGCCGATCCGGAACTCGCGACCTACTACGCCGCCGAAACGCAGGACTCGACGACGCGCACCACCGCGCTGCAGAAGCAGGTCGGCGACCTGCTCGACTCGCCGGAAGAACGCGCCGTGTTCGAGCGGATCGGCACGGCGCGCCAGCGCTACATCGTCACGCGCGACCGCGTCATGGCCCTCAAGAAGGCGGGCAGCGACGCCGAGGCCCGCAAGTTCTTCGACGACGAGTTCGTGCCCGCCGTGACCGCGTATCTGGGCGCGGTCAAGGCGCTGCTGGAACTGCAGCAGAAGGAGATCGACACGCGTGTCGCCACCGTGCTTGCATCCGCGGACCGCAGCAGCCACGTCCTGACCGCGCTGTGCCTCGCCACGCTCATCTTCAGCATCGGCGCCGGCACGTTGTGCGCGCGCGCCCTGTTCCGGCGCCTGGGCGGCGAACCGGCGCGCGCGGCGCAGGCGGCGGCCGAGATCGCGGGCGGCAACCTGTGCGTGGCCGTGCCGGTTGCCGCCGGCGACAGGGACAGCCTGATGGCCGCCCTCGAGCGCATGCGCGCGAGCCTGGCCGGCATCGTCGCCGACGTGCGCGCTGGCACGGGCACGATCGTGTCCGCCGCCACGACGATGGCCGGCGAGGCACAGGACCTGTCGCACCGCACGGAAAGCCAGGCGCAGGCGCTGGAAGAGACGGCGTCGTCGATGGAAGAACTGACGCAGGCCGTCGGCCAGAACGCGACCAACGCCGAGGAAGCCAACCGCATGGCCGGCGACGCCGCGCGCGTGGCGCAGCAGGGCGGCACGATGGTCGGCGAGCTGGTCGACACGATGGGCGCGATCAACGCGTCGTCCGCGCGCATCGTCGACATCATCGCCGTCATCGACGGCATCGCCTTCCAGACGAATATCCTGGCACTGAACGCCGCCGTGGAGGCCGCGCGCGCCGGCGAGCAGGGACGCGGGTTCGCCGTCGTCGCCGCCGAAGTGCGTGCCCTCGCCCAGCGCTCGGGCGCCGCGGCGAAGGAGATCAAGGACCTGATCGACGCCTCCACCCAGCGCGTGGCCGACGGCGCGACCCTCGCGGGCCAGGCCGGGCAGACGATGCGCGACATCGTCGACAGCATCGGCCGCGTCACCGGCATCATGAACGAGATCGTCGCCTCCAGCCGCGAACAGGCCAGCGGCATCGGCCAGGTCAATCAGGCGATCGTGCAGATGGACGGCGTCACGCAGCAGAACGCCGCGCTCGTCGAGGAATCGGCGGCCGCGACGCGGGCGATGCACGAACAGGCGCAGGCGCTGGCCGGGCTGGTGGAGGTATTTCGTGTCAAGACGACGTCCCAACCGGCGGCGGCACCGAAACCCGCGCTGCCGCCGGTCCGCCGGGCGCCGCCTGCCCCCGCGGCCAAACCCGCGCGGACGGCAGCAGCCCGCAAGACGCCTGCCACCGTGGAGGCGGACTGGGAAGAGTTTTGA
- a CDS encoding acyl-CoA thioesterase: MNLPAHQLTMTVLMTPDTANFSGNVHGGNILKLLDQVAYACASRYAGTYVVTMSVDQVTFRQPIHVGELVTFLAAVNYTGRTSMEIGIKVVAENIRTQQVRHVNSCFFTMVAVGDDKQPVPVPPLRPFGPDELRRYEEAKARKELRLALDRQHEERAAVRS; the protein is encoded by the coding sequence ATGAACCTGCCAGCCCACCAACTCACCATGACGGTCCTGATGACCCCGGACACCGCGAACTTTTCCGGTAACGTCCACGGCGGGAACATCCTGAAACTGCTCGACCAGGTGGCCTATGCCTGCGCCAGCCGCTATGCGGGCACCTATGTCGTGACGATGAGCGTCGACCAGGTGACGTTCCGCCAGCCCATCCACGTGGGCGAGCTGGTGACGTTCCTGGCCGCCGTGAACTACACGGGCCGCACGTCGATGGAAATCGGCATCAAGGTCGTGGCCGAGAACATCCGCACCCAGCAGGTGCGCCACGTGAACAGCTGCTTCTTCACGATGGTGGCCGTGGGCGACGACAAGCAGCCCGTCCCCGTGCCGCCGCTGCGCCCGTTCGGTCCGGACGAACTGCGCCGCTACGAGGAAGCCAAGGCCCGCAAGGAACTGCGCCTGGCCCTCGACCGCCAGCATGAAGAGCGCGCCGCAGTGCGCTCTTGA
- a CDS encoding sensor domain-containing protein, producing MTARQYERPTGRRSWSDSVTMDNGSASGAQPGAWNRQQLIEWQLAEVQSIGHVGTWEFHLDPAKLVWSAETCRIIGLSKNSIDGRIETFLSLVHPDDRDAVETAIRDNRQQPRPIQLEHRIVRPDGTVRHVRVHGVPYRDESGRLVLAGTVHDITEIRQSTEELQAMSRKLLETLEAMADAFYTLDEQWRFTYLNGAAERLLRRPRHELLGKVLWDAYPDLVGSHFGAQYELAMERRQPLAFEEYYAPLQAWKDVRIYPTEEGLATYTSDITERKRLEEIEHETTERFRMVAKVTSDIIWDWDVPNDRLWWNEGMQSVFGYSEDVLSDGIDDWVSRIAPEDRERIVSGLYAAMDEGRDTWSAEYRFRREDGSYATVRDQGVFMRNADGATVNVIGSMVDITAEKQVEAERRETEARNRLQASLLDKAHDSISVSGIDGRITYWNQGAERLFGWTAAEVIGKTKAELLMLGKEYLEHAHRQLLLKGEWHGEVAKRRKDGREVMVESHLTLVRDDDGQPQRVLEIDIDITQRKHDEHAILSLAFFDPLTRLPNRRLLLDRLRHAVAATKRDGHGGALLFIDLDNFKTLNDTLGHDKGDQLLQQVARRLEARVARDSDTVARHGGDEFVIVLEDLSPDREKAALQAELVAEKLLGAFNEPFQLDEHLHHTSPSIGVALFDKDMKDIDELLKRADLAMYQAKAAGRNTIRFFDLRMQTVINARVEMEADLRRSLQSHGFTLNYQRQTDNSGHTVGAEALLRWQRPSSQQVSPSVFIPLAEETGLILQLGAWVLEAACRQLVSWDSRPETAHLTMAVNVSARQFRQPAFVDQVLHVIERTGADPRRIKLELTESLLVANIENTIDTMHALKEKGIGFALDDFGTGYSSLAYLKRLPLDQLKIDQSFVRDVLTDPNDAAIARTILGLGHTLGLDVIAEGVETANQRDFLAMHGCRAFQGYLFGRPVTAEQF from the coding sequence ATGACAGCCCGACAATACGAACGGCCGACCGGCCGCAGATCGTGGAGCGACAGCGTGACGATGGACAACGGATCAGCAAGCGGTGCACAGCCCGGCGCGTGGAACCGCCAGCAGTTGATCGAATGGCAGTTGGCCGAGGTCCAGAGCATCGGCCACGTCGGCACCTGGGAATTCCACCTTGACCCCGCAAAGCTCGTCTGGTCCGCCGAGACCTGCCGCATCATAGGGCTCAGCAAAAACAGTATTGACGGCAGGATCGAGACCTTCCTGTCGCTGGTGCATCCGGACGACCGGGACGCGGTCGAGACCGCGATCCGGGACAACCGGCAGCAGCCGCGTCCGATCCAGCTCGAACACCGTATCGTCCGGCCGGACGGTACGGTACGCCATGTGCGCGTGCACGGTGTACCGTACCGCGACGAGTCCGGCAGGCTGGTGCTGGCCGGCACCGTGCACGACATTACGGAGATACGGCAATCGACCGAAGAGTTGCAGGCGATGTCGCGCAAGCTCCTGGAAACGCTGGAAGCCATGGCCGATGCGTTCTACACGCTGGATGAGCAATGGCGGTTCACGTACCTGAACGGCGCCGCCGAGCGCCTGCTGCGGCGGCCGCGTCATGAGTTGCTCGGCAAGGTCCTCTGGGACGCGTACCCGGACCTGGTGGGGTCGCATTTCGGGGCGCAGTACGAACTCGCGATGGAGCGCCGGCAGCCGCTTGCGTTCGAGGAATACTATGCCCCGCTGCAGGCATGGAAGGACGTGCGCATCTACCCGACCGAGGAAGGCCTGGCCACCTATACCTCCGATATTACCGAGCGCAAGCGGCTCGAGGAGATCGAACACGAAACCACCGAGCGCTTCAGGATGGTGGCCAAGGTGACCAGCGACATCATCTGGGACTGGGACGTGCCCAATGACCGCCTCTGGTGGAACGAGGGGATGCAATCCGTATTCGGCTACAGCGAGGACGTCCTCAGTGACGGCATCGACGACTGGGTGTCGCGGATCGCGCCGGAGGACCGCGAGCGCATCGTCAGCGGATTGTACGCGGCAATGGATGAAGGGCGGGACACGTGGAGCGCGGAATACCGCTTCCGGCGCGAGGACGGCTCGTACGCAACCGTACGCGACCAGGGCGTGTTCATGCGCAACGCCGACGGCGCGACGGTCAACGTGATCGGCTCGATGGTCGACATCACCGCCGAGAAGCAGGTCGAAGCCGAGCGCCGCGAGACCGAAGCGCGCAACCGGCTGCAGGCATCGTTGCTGGACAAGGCCCACGATTCGATCTCGGTGTCCGGCATCGATGGGCGGATCACCTACTGGAACCAGGGCGCCGAACGCCTGTTCGGCTGGACCGCCGCCGAGGTCATCGGCAAGACCAAGGCCGAGCTCCTGATGCTCGGCAAGGAATACCTGGAACACGCGCATCGCCAGCTCTTGCTCAAGGGCGAGTGGCACGGCGAAGTCGCCAAGCGGCGCAAGGATGGACGCGAGGTGATGGTCGAATCGCACCTGACCCTGGTGCGCGACGACGATGGCCAGCCGCAACGGGTGCTGGAGATCGACATCGACATCACGCAGCGCAAGCACGACGAGCATGCGATCCTGAGCCTTGCCTTCTTCGATCCCCTGACGCGCCTGCCGAACCGGCGCCTGCTGCTGGACCGCCTGCGGCATGCGGTCGCGGCGACAAAGCGCGACGGCCATGGCGGTGCCCTGCTCTTCATCGACCTGGATAATTTCAAGACCCTGAACGATACGCTCGGGCACGACAAGGGCGACCAGCTGCTGCAACAGGTCGCGCGGCGGCTCGAAGCACGGGTCGCACGCGACAGCGACACGGTCGCGCGGCACGGCGGGGACGAATTCGTCATCGTGCTGGAGGACCTGAGCCCGGACCGGGAAAAGGCGGCCCTCCAGGCCGAGCTGGTCGCAGAGAAACTGCTCGGGGCATTCAACGAACCGTTCCAGCTGGATGAGCATCTGCACCACACGAGCCCGAGCATCGGCGTGGCCCTGTTCGACAAGGACATGAAGGACATCGACGAACTGCTCAAGCGCGCAGACCTCGCGATGTACCAGGCCAAGGCGGCCGGCCGGAACACGATCCGGTTCTTCGACCTGCGGATGCAGACGGTGATCAACGCACGCGTCGAGATGGAAGCCGACCTGCGCCGCAGCTTGCAATCCCATGGATTTACCTTGAACTACCAGCGCCAGACCGACAACAGCGGCCACACAGTGGGGGCCGAGGCGCTGCTGCGCTGGCAGCGGCCGAGCAGCCAGCAGGTGTCGCCGTCCGTGTTCATTCCGCTTGCCGAAGAGACCGGGCTGATCTTGCAGCTGGGCGCGTGGGTGCTGGAAGCCGCATGCCGTCAGCTCGTGTCCTGGGACAGCCGCCCGGAAACAGCGCACCTGACGATGGCGGTCAATGTGAGCGCGCGCCAGTTCCGCCAGCCGGCGTTCGTCGACCAGGTACTGCACGTCATCGAGCGCACCGGCGCGGACCCGCGGCGGATCAAGCTCGAGCTGACCGAAAGCCTGCTGGTGGCGAACATCGAGAACACGATCGACACCATGCACGCGCTCAAGGAAAAAGGGATCGGGTTCGCGCTCGACGACTTCGGCACCGGCTATTCCTCGCTCGCTTACCTGAAGCGCCTGCCGCTCGACCAGCTCAAAATCGACCAGTCGTTCGTGCGCGACGTGCTCACCGACCCGAATGACGCCGCGATCGCGCGCACGATCCTCGGGCTGGGCCACACGTTGGGACTGGATGTGATCGCGGAAGGCGTGGAAACGGCGAACCAGCGCGACTTTCTCGCCATGCACGGATGCCGTGCGTTCCAGGGTTACCTGTTCGGGCGGCCGGTGACGGCGGAGCAGTTTTGA
- a CDS encoding DUF1059 domain-containing protein — translation MARKYIDCREIPSTTHCSVTIAADSEQELLDVAIQHAVAQHGHQDTPALRDQLKQAMREGAPPA, via the coding sequence ATGGCACGCAAATATATCGATTGCCGCGAAATCCCCAGTACGACCCATTGCAGCGTGACGATCGCGGCCGACAGCGAACAGGAGTTGCTGGATGTGGCAATCCAGCACGCCGTGGCACAGCACGGTCACCAGGACACCCCGGCGCTCCGCGACCAGCTGAAGCAGGCGATGCGCGAAGGCGCACCGCCTGCCTAG
- a CDS encoding zinc ribbon domain-containing protein YjdM has translation MTTFPPCPACSSTLTYEDGSGNYVCPECAHEWPVKAEASAEETARVWRDAGGNVLQDGDTVTVIKDLKLKGGGGVVKQGTKVKNIRLVDGDHDIDCKIDGFGAMSLKSEFVRKS, from the coding sequence ATGACGACCTTCCCGCCCTGCCCCGCCTGCAGCTCCACGCTGACCTACGAAGACGGGTCGGGCAACTACGTCTGCCCGGAATGCGCTCACGAATGGCCCGTCAAGGCCGAAGCGTCTGCTGAAGAGACGGCCCGCGTGTGGCGCGATGCGGGCGGCAACGTGCTGCAGGACGGCGACACCGTCACCGTCATCAAGGACCTGAAACTGAAGGGCGGCGGCGGCGTCGTCAAGCAGGGGACCAAGGTCAAGAACATCCGCCTCGTCGACGGCGACCACGACATCGACTGCAAGATCGACGGCTTCGGCGCGATGAGCCTGAAGTCGGAATTCGTGCGCAAGAGCTGA
- a CDS encoding GH39 family glycosyl hydrolase, which produces MKRHLAALLLAACAPLHAAEPSTPEQVRLTVDATRAKGPMTPIWAWFGYDEPNYTTAPNGKKLLSDIAALSPVPVYVRAHNLMTSGDGSYALKWGSTNMYSEDKDGKPVYDWTIIDGIFDTYIERGMKPLAQIGFMPEALSQRPQPYRHHWKPGTPYQEIMTGWATPPKDYAKWSELVYQWVKHSVARYGQKEVESWYWEVWNEPDGFYLIAPDTKREYFKMYDYAADAVKRALPTARIGGPHTAVAGRFMDDFLQHCLHETNYATGKTGTPLDFVAFHAKGAPKVVNGIVRMGMDAHFRHLDEGFALVEKYPELKNVPVIIGESDPEGCAACGMQTNPENAYRNGTLYASYTAASIAREYDLAARRGVNLIGAVNWSFEFEDQPWFAGFRDLATNGVNKPVLNVFRMLGKMRGERVAVTGDRAYDAAGIQAAGVRGARTDIDALAAKDAHSVAVLVWNYHDDDIIDAGSPVELSIAGIPARQVQMRHYRIDQDHSNSYAAWKRMGSPAHPTPAQVAELQKASELAELGPASTLQTTDGTATVRMQLPRQAVSLLLLTY; this is translated from the coding sequence ATGAAGAGACACCTCGCCGCCCTCCTCCTCGCGGCCTGCGCGCCGCTGCACGCCGCCGAACCTTCCACACCGGAGCAAGTCAGGCTCACCGTCGACGCCACGCGGGCCAAGGGGCCCATGACGCCCATCTGGGCCTGGTTCGGCTACGACGAACCGAATTACACGACGGCGCCCAACGGTAAAAAGCTGCTGAGCGACATCGCCGCGCTGAGCCCCGTCCCCGTGTACGTGCGCGCGCACAACCTCATGACGTCGGGCGACGGCAGCTACGCGCTCAAGTGGGGCTCGACGAACATGTACAGCGAGGACAAGGACGGCAAGCCGGTCTACGACTGGACCATCATCGACGGCATCTTCGACACGTACATCGAACGCGGCATGAAACCGCTGGCGCAGATCGGCTTCATGCCGGAAGCGCTGTCGCAGCGCCCGCAGCCGTACCGCCACCACTGGAAGCCGGGCACGCCCTACCAGGAGATCATGACCGGCTGGGCCACGCCGCCGAAGGACTACGCCAAGTGGTCGGAGCTCGTCTACCAGTGGGTGAAGCACAGCGTGGCGCGATACGGGCAGAAGGAAGTCGAAAGCTGGTACTGGGAAGTGTGGAACGAGCCGGACGGCTTCTACCTGATCGCGCCGGACACGAAGCGCGAGTACTTCAAGATGTACGACTACGCCGCGGATGCCGTGAAACGCGCACTGCCCACGGCGCGCATCGGCGGGCCGCACACGGCCGTCGCGGGCCGGTTCATGGACGACTTCCTGCAGCACTGCCTGCACGAGACCAACTACGCGACCGGCAAGACCGGCACGCCGCTGGACTTCGTCGCCTTCCACGCCAAGGGCGCGCCGAAGGTCGTCAATGGCATCGTGCGCATGGGCATGGACGCGCACTTCCGCCACCTCGACGAAGGCTTCGCGCTCGTCGAGAAATACCCGGAACTGAAAAACGTCCCCGTCATCATCGGCGAATCCGACCCGGAAGGCTGCGCCGCCTGCGGCATGCAGACCAACCCGGAAAACGCCTACCGCAACGGCACGCTGTACGCCAGCTACACGGCGGCCTCGATCGCGCGCGAGTACGACCTGGCCGCGCGGCGCGGCGTGAACCTGATCGGCGCGGTGAACTGGTCGTTCGAGTTCGAAGACCAGCCGTGGTTCGCGGGTTTCCGCGACCTGGCGACCAATGGCGTCAACAAGCCCGTGCTGAACGTGTTCCGCATGCTCGGCAAGATGCGCGGCGAGCGCGTGGCGGTGACGGGCGACCGGGCCTACGACGCGGCCGGCATCCAGGCCGCCGGCGTGCGCGGCGCGCGCACCGACATCGATGCGCTGGCGGCGAAGGATGCGCACAGCGTCGCCGTCCTGGTCTGGAATTACCACGACGACGACATCATCGACGCCGGCTCGCCGGTCGAACTCTCGATCGCCGGCATCCCGGCAAGACAGGTGCAGATGCGCCACTACCGCATCGACCAGGACCACAGCAACTCGTACGCCGCGTGGAAGCGCATGGGCTCGCCCGCGCACCCGACGCCGGCCCAGGTGGCCGAGCTGCAGAAGGCGAGCGAACTCGCGGAACTCGGCCCCGCGTCGACGCTGCAAACGACGGACGGCACGGCCACGGTCAGGATGCAGTTGCCGCGGCAGGCGGTGTCGCTGCTCCTGCTGACCTACTGA
- a CDS encoding calcium-binding protein — MANIVYFTGTRGGYDTVWSVAAFGTKTSTKFDLLDDNFIARQSHDGTGFTYSGNTVTAGKITATSLFSSRGEPMVVYTGLDVAVTERTKLLGAATSGYAYEQYVLRGNDTVRGSDWDDTLMGSKGSDTLDGGKGMDLLSFKGFAEAVTVNLATGQAITTSGTSKLLNIEDVEGTAFTDTLTGNAGDNQFQGYAGNDKINGGAGFDSALYTDATAAVKVNLATGIVTGGSGSDVLTSIERVVGSRFGDVLTGSNADEFFSGGLGDDTIDGGGGTMDTIEYGTATGAVDVNLATGKSSGAAGVDTITNIESVIGSAFNDKLTGDAGMNMLIGGYGDDVLNGGTGMDIMVGGDGNDTYYVDDQFDMITELGTGVANGGIDTVYAGISHVLNANVENLRLNSTTSINGTGNTLNNLIVGNAGANVLNGLTGNDTLTGGAGKDIFLFNTALAKNIDTITDFSAVDDTIRLENAIFTKLTTGNVTLAAANFVANTAGAAVDSNDYIVYDSDSGALFYDADGNGAGAAVQFATLTGHPAITAADFYVV, encoded by the coding sequence ATGGCGAACATTGTCTACTTCACGGGTACACGGGGCGGTTACGACACGGTGTGGTCGGTCGCGGCGTTTGGCACGAAGACGTCCACGAAATTCGATCTCCTGGACGACAACTTCATTGCAAGGCAAAGCCATGACGGTACCGGCTTCACCTACAGCGGCAATACCGTCACGGCCGGGAAGATCACGGCGACGTCGCTGTTCTCCTCGCGCGGCGAGCCGATGGTCGTGTACACGGGGCTGGACGTGGCCGTCACGGAGCGGACCAAGCTCCTGGGCGCGGCGACGTCGGGCTACGCCTACGAACAATATGTCCTGCGCGGCAACGACACGGTCCGCGGTTCCGACTGGGACGACACCCTGATGGGCTCGAAGGGCAGCGACACGCTCGACGGCGGCAAGGGCATGGACCTGCTGAGCTTCAAGGGTTTCGCCGAGGCCGTCACCGTCAACCTGGCCACCGGCCAGGCGATCACGACGAGCGGCACGTCGAAGCTGCTGAACATCGAAGACGTCGAAGGCACCGCGTTCACCGACACGCTGACGGGCAACGCGGGCGACAACCAGTTCCAGGGTTACGCCGGCAACGACAAGATCAACGGCGGCGCCGGCTTCGACAGCGCGCTGTACACCGACGCCACGGCGGCGGTCAAGGTCAATCTCGCCACCGGCATCGTGACGGGCGGCAGCGGCAGCGACGTGCTGACCTCGATCGAGCGCGTGGTGGGCTCGCGCTTCGGCGACGTACTGACCGGGTCCAACGCGGACGAGTTCTTTTCCGGCGGCCTGGGCGACGACACGATCGACGGCGGCGGCGGCACGATGGACACGATCGAGTACGGCACCGCCACCGGCGCCGTGGACGTCAACCTGGCGACCGGCAAATCGTCCGGCGCCGCGGGCGTCGACACCATCACCAATATCGAGAGCGTCATCGGTTCCGCCTTCAACGACAAGCTCACGGGCGATGCCGGCATGAACATGCTGATCGGCGGCTATGGCGACGACGTGCTCAACGGCGGCACCGGCATGGACATCATGGTCGGCGGCGACGGCAACGACACGTATTACGTGGACGACCAGTTCGACATGATCACCGAACTCGGCACCGGCGTGGCCAACGGCGGCATCGATACCGTGTATGCGGGCATCAGCCATGTCCTGAACGCGAACGTCGAGAACCTGCGCCTGAATTCGACCACCAGCATCAACGGCACCGGCAACACGCTGAACAATCTCATCGTCGGCAACGCCGGCGCCAACGTCCTGAACGGCCTGACCGGCAACGACACGCTGACCGGCGGCGCCGGCAAGGACATCTTCCTGTTCAATACCGCGCTGGCGAAGAACATCGACACGATCACGGATTTCTCGGCGGTCGACGACACCATCCGCCTGGAAAACGCCATCTTCACCAAGCTGACGACGGGGAACGTCACGCTGGCCGCCGCCAACTTCGTCGCGAACACGGCCGGCGCGGCGGTCGACAGCAACGACTACATCGTCTACGACAGCGATTCCGGCGCCCTGTTCTACGATGCCGACGGCAACGGCGCCGGCGCGGCGGTCCAGTTCGCGACGCTGACCGGCCACCCGGCGATCACGGCGGCCGATTTCTACGTCGTGTAA